One part of the Dioscorea cayenensis subsp. rotundata cultivar TDr96_F1 chromosome 2, TDr96_F1_v2_PseudoChromosome.rev07_lg8_w22 25.fasta, whole genome shotgun sequence genome encodes these proteins:
- the LOC120280609 gene encoding receptor-like protein EIX2, protein MAMKFTETLLLFFALSIFNGVSIYGCKEGERKTLLEFKEGLKDRGGRLSSWIGQDCCIWRGVQCDNQTGHVVQLDLGNKRLLHDVYGYGPQALPLEGEISHALLGLKQLQYLDLSMNFFGGIQIPTFFGSLQQLRYLDLSCAGFGGLIPDQLGNLSSLHHLDLSSVFYMPCNNLHLVKSHWFSNLSSLQYLNLNFVDLSKAPDWLESINTLPLISEINLSNCTLELPLSLAQVNLTKLQVLDLSSNNLHSVVPPWLFKLSSLESLDLSVNAFKELVPSAIGNLTSLRVLSFANNRVLEGGVPLSLGNLCMLTSLDLSGNKYLKGDLNELGEVFSGCIKDSLEILSWVCSELTGQFPDWLGNLESLKMLNLYYNSFYGPFLQFGLHSLKKLDISRNTLNGSVPVNLGQLYPKLEFLDFAYNNLTGVLTETHFAGLAKLRHLGFSANEFRVDISSQWVPPLGLRMLLMWNSNLGPGFPSWIQKLENLSAAIFSNAGISDTLPDWFWNFSANLQLVDLSYNDISGKLPASLEHLSNLLYVDLSGNSFEGTVSQFPANLEYLLLLSNKITGMIPESLCYLKKLIVLDLSKNQLIGGIPDCWNPSLHPRLSTLDLSDNQLSGGIPTTICSSSLVYLHLSNNDLSGELPLSLRNCSALRTLDFGQNKISGIIPTWLAKSLLNLEVLRLRYNMLVGDIPPELGNLTNLRVIDFAYNHLSGTIPRNLGDLRAMKFARTIFYNMKVALSVYDKISFDYIDNLEILYLVSSKLIMGYMDNVNVNLKGRDVQYDKLLPLLISLDLSSNELSGEIPEELIYLSYLQSLNLSGNHLTGKIPEKVGMLLRLESLDLSKNGLSGSIPTTMIMLSFLSHLNLSYNNLSGRIPHSGQFLSLPDPSIYFGNYALCGFPLDNYCENIDEPSSAVGYHKDEYEQEMIGFYGSIAMGYILGFWLLWAVLLLNKKWRCTYFQFVDYLLYVIFKRL, encoded by the coding sequence ATGGCTATGAAATTTACTGAAACCCTCCTACTCTTCTTTGCCCTCAGTATATTCAATGGAGTTTCAATATATGGCTGCAAAGAAGGAGAAAGGAAAACACTTCTCGAGTTCAAAGAAGGACTTAAAGATCGCGGTGGACGTCTATCATCTTGGATTGGGCAAGACTGCTGCATTTGGAGAGGAGTTCAATGTGATAACCAGACTGGGCATGTTGTGCAACTTGATCTTGGGAACAAAAGGCTTCTGCATGATGTGTACGGTTATGGCCCACAAGCTCTTCCACTGGAAGGTGAGATCAGCCACGCTTTGCTTGGCTTGAAACAACTGCAATACTTGGACCTCAGCATGAACTTCTTTGGAGGTATTCAAATCCCTACCTTCTTTGGTTCACTGCAACAGCTCCGTTATCTTGATCTTTCTTGTGCTGGCTTTGGTGGACTAATTCCTGATCAGCTTGGCAATCTCTCAAGCTTGCATCACCTTGATCTCTCTAGTGTTTTCTATATGCCATGCAACAATCTCCATTTAGTCAAAAGTCATTGGTTCTCAAATCTTTCATCTCTTCAGTACCTTAACTTGAATTTTGTTGATCTCTCCAAAGCACCTGATTGGCTGGAATCAATAAACACCCTCCCATTAATCTcagaaataaatttatccaacTGCACTCTTGAGCTTCCTCTTTCTCTTGCACAAGTTAATCTTACAAAGCTTCAAGTTCTTGATCTCTCAAGTAACAATCTTCATTCTGTGGTCCCGCCTTGGTTGTTCAAGTTAAGCAGCCTTGAGAGTCTAGATTTGAGTGTCAATGCTTTCAAAGAGCTTGTCCCTAGTGCTATTGGGAATTTAACATCTCTGAGAGTCCTCAGCTTTGCCAACAATAGAGTCCTAGAAGGTGGAGTGCCACTGAGCTTAGGAAACCTCTGCATGTTGACCTCATTGGATCTTTCAGGGAATAAATATCTGAAAGGTGATTTGAATGAACTTGGAGAAGTGTTTTCAGGTTGCATCAAAGATAGCTTGGAAATACTGAGTTGGGTGTGCAGTGAACTCACGGGACAATTTCCAGATTGGCTTGGAAATCTCGAGTCTCTCAAGATGCTCAATCTCTATTACAACTCTTTTTATGGGCCCTTCCTTCAGTTCGGACTTCATTCTTTGAAAAAATTGGACATTTCTCGAAATACGTTGAACGGAAGTGTCCCAGTAAATTTGGGTCAACTATATCCAAAACTTGAATTTTTGGATTTTGCTTATAATAATTTGACAGGTGTTTTGACTGAAACTCACTTTGCAGGTCTTGCAAAACTTCGACATCTAGGCTTTTCTGCTAATGAATTCAGGGTCGATATTAGTTCACAATGGGTGCCTCCTCTTGGCTTGAGGATGCTTCTGATGTGGAACAGTAATTTAGGACCAGGATTTCCTTCATGGATTCAAAAGTTGGAGAATCTCTCTGCTGCTATTTTTTCTAATGCTGGAATTTCTGACACTTTGCCAGACTGGTTTTGGAACTTCTCAGCAAATCTTCAACTTGTAGATTTATCATATAATGATATCAGCGGCAAGCTTCCTGCTTCATTAGAGCATCTCTCCAATCTTCTGTATGTTGATCTAAGTGGAAACTCATTTGAAGGAACAGTGTCACAATTTCCTGCAAATTTAGAGTACTTGCTTCTTTTGTCCAACAAGATAACAGGAATGATCCCAGAATCATTATGTTATCTGAAGAAGCTGATAGTTCTTGATCTCTCCAAAAATCAACTTATTGGTGGCATTCCTGATTGCTGGAATCCTTCTCTACACCCCAGATTATCTACTTTAGATTTATCAGACAATCAATTATCTGGAGGTATTCCTACAACCATTTGTTCTTCATCTTTGGTTTATTTGCATTTGAGCAACAATGATTTGTCGGGAGAGCTCCCTTTATCTTTGAGAAATTGCAGTGCATTGAGAACTCTTGATTTTGGCCAGAATAAGATAAGTGGAATCATACctacttggcttgcaaaaagcTTATTGAACTTGGAGGTTCTTCGACTCCGATATAACATGCTTGTTGGTGATATTCCTCCTGAGTTGGGTAACCTTACTAATCTTCGTGTCATAGACTTTGCATATAATCATTTGTCAGGAACCATACCACGCAACCTCGGCGATCTTAGAGCCATGAAGTTTGCTCGTACAATATTCTATAACATGAAGGTTGCACTTTCTGTGTATGATAAAATCTCCTTTGATTATATTGACAACTTGGAAATTCTTTACTTGGTGTCAAGTAAACTCATTATGGGCTACATGGATAATGTCAATGTGAATTTGAAAGGGAGGGATGTTCAATATGATAAGCTGCTGCCACTTCTCATATCATTGGACCTCTCAAGTAATGAGTTATCAGGGGAGATTCCTGAAGAACTAATATATCTTTCTTATTTGCAAAGTCTGAATTTATCTGGAAACCATTTGACCGGAAAAATCCCAGAAAAGGTGGGCATGTTATTGAGGTTAGAATCACTTGATTTATCAAAGAATGGTCTTTCGGGGTCTATTCCCACAACAATGATCATGCTTTCTTTCTTAAGCCATCTGAACCTCTCATATAACAACTTATCTGGAAGAATTCCACATAGCGGGCAGTTTCTCTCACTTCCAGATCCTTCTATCTATTTTGGCAACTATGCTCTTTGTGGTTTTCCATTGGATAATTACTGTGAAAATATTGATGAACCATCATCCGCTGTAGGGTACCATAAAGATGAATATGAGCAAGAGATGATTGGGTTCTATGGGAGCATTGCAATGGGATACATTTTAGGTTTTTGGCTTCTCTGGGCTGTGCTGCTGCTCAACAAGAAATGGCGATGCACttattttcaatttgttgaCTATTTGTTGTATGTTATTTTCAAGCGTCTTTGA